The following are encoded in a window of Solidesulfovibrio magneticus RS-1 genomic DNA:
- a CDS encoding NAD-dependent 4,6-dehydratase LegB yields MNRKVMVTGADGFIGSHLAEALLQAGCDVRAMVQYNSFNSWGWLDCSPGATSGDMEILAGDVRDSGFVRRAVAGCEVVFHLAALISIPFSYVAPESYIDTNIRGSLNVVQACRDLGVSRLVHTSTSEVYGTALFTPITEAHPLQPQSPYSASKIGADQIVLSYHHAFETPVAVMRPFNTYGPRQSARAVIPTIIGQLAAGQRRIRLGALTPTRDFNYVADTVRGFMAMAESPHVLGKTVNFGSNFEISIADIAALIGEVMGVEFEIACDAERLRPAGSEVDRLWCDHSLARELTGWTPDFAGRDGLRRGLALTAQWFQEGENLQRYKTGAYNV; encoded by the coding sequence ATGAATCGCAAAGTCATGGTCACAGGCGCAGACGGTTTTATAGGATCGCACTTGGCGGAGGCGCTGCTTCAGGCTGGGTGCGACGTGCGCGCCATGGTGCAGTACAATTCGTTTAATAGCTGGGGATGGCTGGACTGCTCGCCCGGGGCGACGTCCGGCGACATGGAGATTCTTGCCGGCGATGTGCGCGACAGCGGCTTTGTGCGCCGGGCCGTGGCCGGCTGCGAGGTGGTCTTCCATCTGGCGGCGCTCATTTCCATCCCTTTTTCCTATGTTGCTCCGGAAAGTTACATCGATACGAACATTCGCGGTTCACTCAACGTTGTGCAGGCCTGTCGGGATCTTGGCGTTTCTCGTCTTGTGCACACCTCCACCAGCGAGGTCTACGGCACCGCGCTTTTTACGCCCATCACCGAGGCGCACCCCCTGCAGCCGCAGTCGCCCTATTCGGCGAGCAAGATCGGGGCGGATCAGATCGTGCTGTCCTACCATCATGCCTTTGAGACGCCGGTTGCCGTCATGCGTCCATTTAACACCTACGGCCCCCGGCAATCGGCCAGAGCCGTCATTCCCACCATCATCGGCCAGTTGGCCGCGGGGCAGCGGCGCATCAGGCTCGGCGCCCTGACCCCTACGCGGGATTTCAATTACGTGGCGGACACCGTCCGCGGCTTCATGGCCATGGCCGAGTCCCCCCATGTGCTGGGCAAGACGGTGAATTTTGGCAGCAATTTTGAGATTTCCATCGCCGACATCGCCGCGCTCATCGGTGAGGTCATGGGCGTTGAATTTGAAATAGCCTGCGACGCGGAGCGGTTGCGTCCTGCCGGCAGCGAGGTGGATCGGCTGTGGTGCGACCACTCCCTGGCCAGGGAGCTGACCGGCTGGACGCCGGACTTCGCCGGCCGCGACGGCCTGCGCCGCGGCCTGGCCCTCACGGCCCAGTGGTTCCAGGAAGGCGAAAATTTGCAGCGCTACAAAACGGGAGCCTACAATGTCTAA
- a CDS encoding GNAT family N-acetyltransferase: MKVVLTPLSWDSEKLGLPCASLRGPWPTRPEAMTAAVVEALSAAASAALVVAKTPVGICDPAALQGALPSWTVQALGVEVVHVRPPGEPTADSPDETTFFSNALDPTPFLELAWDMHFSRYHLDAAIGSARAVSLWRASITEHCLGFAQEVAVAKHHGRPAGLATLHLEAEAVRLHIVGVLAWARGQGVGRRLLEAVIARHGRARALLVEAHAGNRAAAALYGAVGCRPTSRHDVLHFWNKRGLNGDG; this comes from the coding sequence ATGAAAGTCGTCCTCACTCCGTTGTCCTGGGATTCCGAGAAGCTGGGCCTGCCGTGCGCCAGCCTGCGCGGCCCATGGCCGACGCGACCCGAGGCCATGACGGCCGCCGTTGTCGAGGCGCTGTCCGCCGCCGCGTCGGCGGCGCTGGTTGTCGCCAAGACGCCCGTCGGCATCTGCGACCCGGCGGCGTTGCAGGGGGCGTTGCCCAGCTGGACGGTGCAGGCGCTGGGAGTCGAGGTGGTGCATGTCCGGCCGCCCGGCGAGCCGACGGCGGACAGCCCGGACGAGACGACGTTTTTTTCCAACGCCTTGGATCCCACGCCGTTTCTGGAACTGGCATGGGACATGCATTTTAGCCGCTACCATCTGGACGCGGCCATAGGCTCCGCCCGCGCCGTTTCCCTCTGGCGGGCCTCCATCACCGAGCATTGCCTCGGTTTTGCCCAGGAAGTGGCCGTGGCGAAGCATCATGGCCGGCCGGCCGGCTTGGCTACGTTGCACCTGGAGGCCGAGGCCGTCCGGCTGCACATCGTGGGCGTGCTGGCCTGGGCCAGGGGACAAGGCGTCGGCCGCAGGCTGCTGGAAGCCGTCATCGCGCGCCATGGCCGCGCGCGCGCACTGCTGGTTGAGGCTCACGCCGGAAATCGGGCGGCCGCGGCCCTCTACGGAGCCGTGGGCTGCCGGCCGACAAGCCGGCATGACGTGCTGCATTTCTGGAACAAACGCGGCTTGAATGGAGACGGATAG
- a CDS encoding radical SAM/SPASM domain-containing protein, with amino-acid sequence MLRCTHTGPSGELRVVWETPPSAAILQHPELASFLSRMETVPGLRAGAEGLHVAFRVPYHALVDAFAPTLPPGVAACHRHCAEVLAGRPDAPRTEDGLEVNFHQHPFDTPDRAWLFTLRQGRFAEYFFNRLAWHLAPTYHIVTPFPLHVDLESASTCNMNCPMCYRDMLPDAGQMDFDLFCRLIDECAASDLYSVRLSWRGETLTHPRITEMIAYAAARIPNVSFLTNAFYLDERICACLVENRVSYVAVSFDGIGQVYETIRAPAKFQESMDRLRMLRRLRQEAGSLLPQIRTCTIWPAVRHDPQAYQRAMGEVADYMVKNPYINFKGAMTLKEGFVCQYPWERIVVGWNGVGQCCTGWNAGDIALGDARAVSIAEMWRSPRQEEVRRMHLQGRRLEIPCCRDCRHGAAGDPDASIEDIVQRRW; translated from the coding sequence ATGCTGCGCTGTACGCATACCGGCCCTTCCGGCGAACTGCGGGTTGTGTGGGAGACGCCGCCTTCCGCGGCGATTTTGCAGCATCCCGAGCTGGCGTCGTTTTTGTCCCGTATGGAAACGGTTCCCGGCCTGCGCGCCGGGGCCGAGGGACTCCACGTCGCCTTCCGCGTGCCGTACCACGCCCTGGTGGACGCCTTCGCGCCGACGCTGCCGCCAGGGGTGGCGGCCTGCCATCGCCACTGCGCCGAGGTTCTGGCCGGACGGCCGGACGCGCCCAGGACCGAGGACGGGCTGGAAGTCAATTTCCACCAGCATCCCTTCGACACCCCGGACAGGGCCTGGCTGTTCACCTTGCGCCAGGGCCGGTTCGCGGAATACTTCTTCAACCGGCTGGCCTGGCATCTGGCGCCCACCTACCACATCGTCACGCCGTTCCCCTTGCACGTGGACCTGGAGTCCGCCAGCACCTGCAACATGAACTGCCCCATGTGCTACCGCGATATGCTCCCCGACGCCGGGCAAATGGATTTCGACCTGTTTTGCCGCCTCATCGACGAGTGCGCCGCCAGCGACCTGTATTCCGTGCGCCTTTCCTGGCGCGGCGAGACCCTGACCCACCCGCGCATCACGGAAATGATCGCCTACGCCGCCGCGCGCATCCCCAACGTCTCGTTTCTCACCAACGCCTTTTACCTGGACGAGCGCATCTGCGCCTGCCTTGTGGAGAACCGGGTTAGCTACGTGGCCGTGTCCTTCGACGGTATCGGGCAGGTGTACGAAACCATCCGGGCCCCGGCCAAGTTCCAGGAAAGCATGGATCGTTTGCGGATGCTGCGCCGCCTGCGCCAGGAGGCCGGTTCCCTGTTGCCGCAGATCCGCACCTGCACCATCTGGCCCGCCGTCCGCCACGATCCCCAGGCCTACCAGCGCGCCATGGGCGAAGTTGCCGACTACATGGTGAAAAATCCCTACATCAATTTCAAGGGGGCCATGACGCTGAAAGAAGGCTTCGTGTGCCAGTATCCCTGGGAGCGCATCGTGGTGGGCTGGAATGGCGTGGGCCAGTGCTGCACCGGCTGGAACGCCGGGGACATCGCCCTGGGCGACGCCCGGGCCGTCTCCATCGCCGAGATGTGGCGTTCGCCGCGACAGGAAGAGGTGCGCCGCATGCACCTCCAGGGTCGGCGTCTGGAGATTCCCTGTTGCCGCGACTGCCGCCACGGCGCGGCGGGCGATCCCGACGCCTCCATTGAAGATATTGTGCAGAGGCGCTGGTGA
- a CDS encoding recombinase family protein: MLIGYARVSTLDQNLEFQREALIETGCRKVFEDKGNGSRTERPGLATALEVLREGDTLVVWKLDRLGRSVKQLIDLVDVLSKKGVQFKSLTDSIDTGTPSGRFFFHVMASLAEMERGLIVERTRAGLEVARQLGRKGGRKPKMTVSKIESAKKLLASGVPPKDVAKNLGVSIPTLYRWVPASSSV; the protein is encoded by the coding sequence GTGCTTATCGGCTACGCACGTGTTTCGACGCTAGACCAGAACCTTGAGTTCCAGCGCGAGGCCTTGATCGAGACGGGTTGTCGGAAGGTTTTTGAAGACAAAGGGAACGGCAGCCGAACCGAGCGGCCTGGCCTGGCGACAGCGCTGGAAGTGTTGCGCGAGGGGGATACCCTCGTTGTTTGGAAGTTGGATCGCCTCGGCCGGAGCGTCAAACAGCTCATCGATCTTGTTGATGTGCTGTCCAAGAAGGGCGTGCAATTTAAAAGCCTGACGGATTCCATCGACACGGGCACGCCGTCGGGTCGGTTCTTCTTTCATGTCATGGCCAGCCTCGCTGAAATGGAGCGCGGACTGATCGTCGAGCGCACCCGGGCCGGACTGGAAGTCGCCCGTCAGCTTGGCCGAAAGGGCGGTAGAAAACCCAAGATGACCGTCAGCAAGATCGAGTCGGCCAAGAAGCTCCTCGCCAGCGGCGTGCCGCCCAAGGACGTGGCCAAGAATCTCGGCGTATCCATCCCGACGCTCTATCGCTGGGTGCCGGCTTCGTCGAGCGTTTAG
- a CDS encoding nucleotidyltransferase family protein, producing the protein MSKHAVILAGGLGSRLRPYTVVLPKPLMPIGPYPILEVVIRQLAAAGFTVVTLAVNHQAEIIKAYCNSGQRWGVHINYSMEKKPLGTMGPLKLLDDLPDNFLIMNGDVLTDLNFETFYAHHTSRANAFTVATCQREVRSEFGVLDFDESDTLHGFREKPVVHYHVSMGIYMASRKILEFIPDDVAYGFDNLVLDMMAAGKPVHVCRHNGYWLDIGRPDDYMTAIDMFEANSSMFLKQESQDVARAAV; encoded by the coding sequence ATGTCTAAACATGCCGTCATCCTGGCGGGTGGTCTCGGCAGCCGGCTGCGACCGTACACCGTGGTGTTGCCCAAGCCCCTGATGCCCATAGGCCCGTATCCCATCCTGGAAGTGGTCATCCGCCAGCTGGCGGCGGCCGGCTTCACCGTCGTCACCCTGGCCGTGAACCATCAGGCGGAAATCATCAAGGCCTATTGCAACTCCGGCCAACGTTGGGGCGTGCACATCAACTATTCCATGGAAAAAAAACCCCTGGGCACCATGGGTCCCCTCAAGCTCCTTGACGATCTGCCGGACAATTTCTTGATCATGAACGGCGACGTGCTGACGGATCTGAATTTCGAGACGTTTTATGCCCACCACACGTCGCGCGCCAACGCCTTCACCGTGGCCACATGCCAGCGGGAGGTGCGCTCCGAGTTCGGCGTGCTGGACTTTGACGAAAGCGACACGCTGCACGGCTTCCGCGAAAAACCCGTGGTGCATTACCATGTCAGCATGGGCATATACATGGCCTCCAGGAAGATCCTGGAGTTCATCCCCGACGACGTCGCCTATGGCTTTGACAACCTGGTGCTGGACATGATGGCCGCCGGCAAGCCCGTGCACGTCTGCCGGCACAACGGCTATTGGCTGGATATCGGCCGTCCCGACGACTACATGACCGCCATCGACATGTTCGAAGCCAATTCGTCCATGTTCCTCAAGCAGGAATCCCAAGATGTGGCGCGTGCCGCTGTTTGA
- a CDS encoding WbqC family protein yields the protein MIVTIHQPDFLPWLGFFDRWQASGLLVFLDDVQFLRRGWHHRDRIKTAAGPAWLTVPVKNKGRYLQTIREVELEDGPWRRKHLAMIRAAYAKAPGFGQVFPLLEAVYAKRHSRLVDLNLELLALAARLLGIATPTTLASDHDLPGREGPDCTGTLRLVRLCQIYGARGYLTGSGSRGYLDEALFLQHGIRVEWQEFVHPVHPQLHGGFAANLSVLDWLMLRPAQSPFMPVPPRDAA from the coding sequence ATGATCGTCACCATCCACCAGCCCGATTTCCTGCCCTGGCTGGGTTTTTTTGACCGTTGGCAGGCAAGCGGCCTGTTGGTGTTTTTGGACGACGTGCAGTTCCTGCGCCGGGGCTGGCATCACCGCGACCGCATCAAGACGGCCGCCGGGCCGGCCTGGCTCACCGTGCCGGTCAAAAACAAAGGCCGCTATCTGCAGACCATTCGTGAAGTGGAACTGGAGGACGGCCCCTGGCGGCGCAAGCATTTGGCCATGATCCGCGCGGCCTACGCCAAGGCCCCAGGCTTCGGGCAGGTCTTCCCGTTGCTGGAGGCCGTCTACGCCAAGCGCCACTCCCGGCTTGTGGATCTGAACCTGGAACTGCTGGCCCTGGCCGCCCGGTTACTGGGCATTGCCACCCCCACGACCCTGGCCTCGGATCACGACTTGCCGGGCCGTGAAGGTCCGGACTGCACGGGCACGCTGCGCCTGGTGCGCCTGTGTCAAATTTATGGCGCACGCGGCTACCTCACGGGCAGCGGCTCGCGCGGCTACCTTGACGAAGCACTCTTTCTGCAGCATGGCATCCGCGTGGAATGGCAGGAATTCGTCCATCCCGTGCACCCCCAATTGCACGGCGGATTCGCGGCGAATCTGTCGGTGCTGGACTGGCTGATGCTGCGCCCGGCCCAGTCGCCTTTCATGCCTGTGCCGCCTCGGGACGCGGCATGA
- a CDS encoding methyltransferase domain-containing protein, whose product MERLDQAMALFRGVLLDVGCGQMPYRDHILARNPNITRYIGLDFASGKYAERRQPDLTWDGVAIPLADASVDCAMATEVLEHCPAPLPVLKEIRRVLAPGGSLFFTTPFLWPIHDAPHDHYRYTPYALERLLAEAGFADARVEALGGWNAALAQMLGLWLRRAPMDAESRARLSRDLHPFFTELVRTDVVPTDFSKNPMITGLAGTARAAAPRADKAPNAGGPRVIVVTDQFPVLSQTFILDQITGLIDRGVAVEHWSMQRMNEPVRHPSVDAYGLLEATRYITLPDDALRADPRRWTEDFLRANAIAPLDDVVAVQVHFGPNFNKLAPLFAAYPELFTLTSFHGYDGSATFKVKSADIYENLFARSNVITTPSQFMKETLARHGCPVDKIVVHHYGKDTRQFAPVSREKGRKTVTLLSVARFVEKKGLAYALSAFAKAQVGFDAQYRIIGYGPLEGELAELTRSLGLAGKVVFLGQLPGDAVLREMHAADVFVLTSVTAANGDEEGVPVSLIEAQAVGLPVVSSRHAGIPELVVHNETGFLAEEGNVEEIAGYMRALIKNSKLREAFSVNARARILCEFDAATLHDALAELLLRPKTQDACPKAAVSAAKARPAMPNRVYCPICRGRFQQFLPFGKPPRPSALCPTCSSLERHRALWAFLERRTDFFASPGLRLLHFAPEACLEGRFRELFKNGYVTADLLDPRADVQADITNLQFPDASFDAVYCSHVLEHVPDDRKAMRELHRVLAKDGLAIVMVPLRGQVTDEDLSVTAPEERTRRYGQWDHVRYYGLDVVDRLEEAGFAVQAVETAKAFTPDEMALMRLSRDWIFLCRKRGKARQGEGTEPHPEGRAAAQKAQALRAAADHWSTTRAKPRTRWWMHPAILRHLNALVGGQAEDGPWAGLERRMHGLSDGRGFARGLSVACGNASKELRLLQKGIVGTFDLFEISQERLAAGKAEAARQGLADRATFHAGDAFALDLGDRYDLVYWNNALHHMLDAREALFWSKDRLRPGGWLVMDDYVGATRFQWPDAQLEIASRIRGSLPERLLRDPAHPQRSCAVAVTRPPLARMLATDPTEAADSDNILPALMEAFPGAQTLFTGGVVYSLALQDVIANFDDVKDAALLQELLEYDAALAVQGQTLYACAFARKQAASGAPG is encoded by the coding sequence TTGGAACGCCTTGATCAGGCCATGGCTTTGTTTCGCGGCGTCCTGCTCGACGTCGGCTGCGGCCAGATGCCTTACCGGGACCACATCCTGGCCCGAAACCCGAACATCACACGCTATATCGGCCTCGATTTCGCCTCGGGCAAGTACGCCGAGCGCCGGCAACCGGATCTGACCTGGGATGGCGTCGCCATTCCCCTGGCCGATGCCAGCGTGGATTGCGCCATGGCTACGGAAGTGCTGGAACACTGCCCAGCCCCCCTGCCCGTGCTCAAGGAGATCCGCCGCGTCCTCGCGCCCGGCGGCAGCCTCTTTTTCACCACGCCTTTTTTGTGGCCCATCCATGACGCGCCCCACGATCACTATCGCTACACGCCCTATGCCCTGGAGCGCCTGCTCGCCGAGGCCGGCTTTGCCGACGCGCGCGTGGAGGCCCTGGGCGGCTGGAACGCGGCCCTGGCCCAGATGCTTGGCCTGTGGCTGCGCCGGGCCCCCATGGACGCCGAAAGCCGGGCCCGGCTGTCCAGGGATCTGCACCCCTTTTTCACCGAATTGGTCCGCACCGACGTCGTCCCCACGGATTTTTCCAAAAATCCCATGATCACCGGCCTGGCCGGCACGGCCCGAGCCGCCGCTCCCCGGGCCGATAAGGCCCCGAATGCCGGCGGTCCACGGGTGATCGTGGTTACCGATCAGTTCCCGGTCCTGTCGCAAACGTTCATCCTGGACCAGATAACCGGGCTCATCGATCGCGGCGTGGCGGTGGAGCACTGGTCCATGCAGCGCATGAACGAACCGGTGCGGCATCCAAGCGTCGATGCCTACGGCTTGCTTGAAGCCACGCGCTACATCACGTTGCCGGACGACGCGCTTCGGGCCGATCCCCGGCGGTGGACGGAAGACTTCTTGCGGGCCAACGCCATCGCCCCCCTGGACGACGTCGTGGCCGTCCAGGTGCATTTCGGGCCAAACTTCAACAAGCTCGCGCCGTTGTTCGCGGCCTATCCCGAGCTGTTCACCCTGACCTCTTTTCACGGCTACGACGGGTCCGCCACCTTCAAGGTCAAAAGCGCCGACATCTACGAGAATCTCTTCGCCAGGTCGAACGTCATCACCACCCCAAGCCAGTTCATGAAAGAGACCTTGGCGCGGCACGGCTGTCCCGTGGACAAGATCGTCGTGCATCATTACGGCAAGGACACGCGGCAGTTTGCGCCGGTCTCCCGCGAGAAAGGCCGCAAAACGGTCACGCTGCTCAGCGTGGCCCGCTTCGTCGAAAAAAAGGGGCTGGCCTACGCCCTGTCCGCCTTCGCCAAGGCTCAGGTTGGATTCGACGCCCAATACCGCATCATCGGCTACGGCCCTCTCGAAGGCGAATTGGCGGAGCTGACGCGATCCCTGGGCCTGGCCGGCAAGGTCGTCTTTCTCGGACAGCTCCCCGGCGATGCGGTGCTGCGCGAAATGCACGCCGCGGATGTTTTTGTCCTGACGAGCGTGACCGCGGCCAACGGCGACGAAGAGGGCGTGCCGGTCAGCCTCATCGAGGCCCAGGCCGTCGGGCTGCCTGTGGTGAGCTCCCGGCACGCCGGCATCCCGGAACTGGTCGTGCACAACGAGACGGGATTCTTGGCCGAGGAAGGCAACGTGGAGGAGATTGCCGGCTATATGCGGGCGCTCATCAAGAATTCCAAGCTTCGCGAGGCCTTCTCCGTCAACGCCCGGGCGCGGATATTGTGCGAGTTCGACGCGGCCACGCTCCATGACGCCCTGGCCGAGCTCCTGCTTCGGCCAAAGACCCAGGACGCTTGCCCCAAGGCCGCCGTCAGCGCCGCCAAGGCCCGGCCGGCGATGCCCAACAGGGTCTATTGCCCTATCTGCCGGGGGCGGTTCCAGCAATTCCTGCCCTTTGGCAAGCCCCCCCGTCCCAGCGCCCTGTGTCCGACCTGCAGCTCCCTGGAGCGGCATCGCGCGTTATGGGCATTTCTGGAACGGCGCACCGACTTTTTCGCTTCCCCTGGCCTGCGTCTGCTGCACTTCGCGCCGGAAGCCTGCCTGGAAGGCCGCTTCAGGGAACTGTTCAAGAATGGCTATGTCACGGCGGATCTGCTGGACCCGCGCGCCGACGTCCAGGCCGACATCACGAATCTGCAGTTCCCCGACGCCTCCTTCGACGCCGTTTACTGTTCCCATGTGCTGGAACACGTGCCGGATGACCGCAAAGCCATGCGGGAACTCCATCGCGTGCTGGCCAAGGACGGCCTCGCCATCGTCATGGTGCCGCTGCGAGGCCAGGTCACGGACGAGGACCTTTCCGTCACCGCCCCCGAGGAGCGGACCCGGCGCTATGGCCAGTGGGACCACGTTCGTTATTACGGCCTGGATGTCGTTGACCGGCTTGAGGAGGCGGGGTTTGCCGTGCAAGCCGTGGAAACGGCCAAGGCGTTCACCCCGGACGAGATGGCGCTGATGCGGCTGAGCCGCGATTGGATTTTCCTGTGCCGCAAACGGGGCAAAGCCAGGCAGGGGGAGGGTACGGAACCGCACCCCGAGGGGCGCGCCGCCGCCCAAAAGGCCCAGGCCCTTCGCGCCGCGGCCGACCATTGGTCCACAACCAGGGCCAAGCCGCGTACGCGCTGGTGGATGCACCCGGCCATCTTGCGCCATCTCAACGCCCTGGTCGGCGGCCAGGCCGAGGACGGCCCTTGGGCCGGCCTTGAGCGACGGATGCACGGCCTGTCGGACGGACGCGGCTTTGCGCGCGGCCTGTCCGTGGCCTGCGGCAACGCGTCCAAGGAATTGCGCTTGCTGCAAAAAGGCATCGTCGGGACTTTCGATCTTTTCGAAATCAGCCAGGAACGCCTGGCCGCGGGAAAAGCCGAGGCCGCACGGCAAGGCCTGGCCGACCGGGCGACGTTTCATGCCGGGGACGCTTTCGCCCTAGACCTGGGCGACCGCTACGACCTCGTCTATTGGAACAACGCCCTGCATCACATGCTTGACGCGCGCGAGGCGCTTTTTTGGAGCAAGGACCGCTTGCGCCCCGGCGGTTGGCTGGTGATGGACGATTATGTCGGGGCGACGCGTTTTCAATGGCCGGACGCCCAGCTGGAGATCGCCAGCCGGATACGCGGTTCCTTGCCGGAGCGGTTGCTGCGCGATCCAGCGCATCCCCAGCGGTCGTGCGCTGTCGCGGTGACGCGACCGCCCTTGGCCAGGATGCTGGCGACCGACCCCACAGAGGCCGCCGACAGCGACAACATCCTCCCTGCCTTGATGGAAGCGTTTCCCGGGGCCCAGACCCTTTTCACCGGCGGGGTGGTGTACAGCCTGGCGCTCCAGGATGTCATCGCCAATTTTGACGACGTCAAGGACGCGGCGCTGCTCCAGGAACTGCTCGAATACGACGCCGCGCTGGCGGTCCAGGGACAGACCCTCTACGCCTGCGCCTTTGCCCGCAAGCAGGCCGCCTCGGGCGCGCCAGGCTAA
- a CDS encoding DegT/DnrJ/EryC1/StrS family aminotransferase, whose protein sequence is MWRVPLFDLDFDSREEDAVLAVLRRRWLTMGEETQAFEQEFAAMLGQGASCLAVSSCTAALHAAMDQLGLRPGDEVVVPALTFVADANVVAMCRATPVLADCASPQDWNMNARTIARAVTSRTKAVLVVHYAGQPCDMDPIVALCRERGLVLVEDAAHAVGATYRGRQCGTFGDMACFSFFSNKNLSCGEGGMFVTRDPDRLARARLFRSHGMTSLTLDRHKGRVDSYDVLAPGLNYRMTEMSAALGRVQLAKLEGNNARRERLAAAYATQLDAMPGVVRPWPGGVAGCRSACHIMPVLLPKRVDRAALMAGLRGQGIQSSIHYPDMQQFTAYKDLLRGAPVAAEICARELTLPLFPSMSMEMVHEVVALLRALLRQQECK, encoded by the coding sequence ATGTGGCGCGTGCCGCTGTTTGATCTGGACTTCGACTCCAGGGAGGAGGACGCCGTGCTGGCCGTGCTGCGCCGGCGCTGGCTGACCATGGGCGAGGAAACCCAGGCCTTTGAGCAGGAATTTGCCGCCATGCTCGGCCAGGGGGCGTCCTGCCTGGCCGTCTCCAGCTGCACCGCGGCCCTGCACGCCGCCATGGACCAGCTTGGCCTGCGGCCGGGCGACGAAGTGGTCGTGCCGGCGTTGACCTTCGTGGCGGACGCCAACGTCGTGGCCATGTGCCGGGCCACGCCCGTGCTGGCGGACTGCGCCTCGCCGCAAGACTGGAACATGAACGCGCGGACCATCGCCCGGGCCGTGACCTCGCGCACCAAGGCGGTGCTGGTGGTGCATTACGCTGGCCAGCCCTGCGACATGGACCCCATCGTCGCCCTTTGCCGGGAACGGGGGCTGGTTTTGGTGGAAGACGCGGCCCACGCCGTGGGGGCCACCTACCGGGGCCGGCAATGCGGCACTTTCGGCGACATGGCCTGCTTCAGTTTCTTTAGCAACAAGAATCTCTCCTGCGGCGAAGGCGGCATGTTCGTGACGCGCGACCCGGATCGCCTGGCCCGAGCCCGCCTGTTCCGCTCCCATGGCATGACCTCCCTGACCCTGGATCGGCACAAGGGGCGCGTGGACAGCTATGACGTGCTGGCGCCGGGGCTCAACTATCGCATGACGGAGATGAGCGCCGCTCTTGGCCGCGTGCAGCTGGCCAAGCTGGAAGGCAACAACGCCCGACGGGAACGGCTGGCGGCGGCGTACGCAACGCAGCTGGATGCGATGCCCGGCGTCGTCCGTCCCTGGCCGGGCGGCGTGGCCGGCTGCCGGTCCGCCTGCCATATCATGCCGGTGCTGCTCCCCAAGCGCGTGGATCGCGCCGCGCTCATGGCCGGCCTGCGGGGGCAGGGCATCCAAAGTTCCATTCATTATCCGGATATGCAGCAATTCACCGCATACAAGGACCTCTTGCGCGGCGCCCCGGTGGCCGCGGAAATTTGCGCGAGAGAGTTGACGCTGCCGTTGTTTCCCTCCATGTCCATGGAGATGGTCCATGAGGTCGTCGCTCTTTTGCGGGCCCTTCTTCGGCAACAGGAGTGCAAATGA
- a CDS encoding PIG-L deacetylase family protein translates to MNILAVGAHFDDVELGCSGSLINHVRKGDNVTVLVLTNSGYADPNGAVVRTDDEALAEGRAASDIMGVELLTLNHRTFYLQFNEETTLHLNKLINERNIDTVYCHWIHDLHRDHQAAAQSTIMASRRVPRVLMYRSNHYDTPHTFAGNVYSDISEAMATKIEVIKAHRSELERVRYKWIDFFTRLNANDGQKIGVDYAECFEIVRYRI, encoded by the coding sequence ATGAATATTCTGGCGGTTGGCGCGCACTTTGATGACGTTGAGCTTGGCTGCAGCGGCTCCCTCATTAATCATGTTCGCAAGGGCGACAACGTAACGGTTTTGGTGCTGACGAACTCAGGATACGCGGATCCAAACGGGGCCGTGGTGCGCACGGACGACGAAGCCTTGGCCGAGGGTCGGGCTGCCTCCGACATCATGGGCGTCGAACTGCTGACATTGAACCACAGAACTTTCTATCTGCAATTCAATGAAGAAACAACGCTACATCTAAACAAATTGATTAATGAACGTAATATCGATACGGTGTATTGCCATTGGATTCATGACCTGCACCGTGACCACCAAGCTGCTGCGCAAAGCACCATCATGGCATCTCGTCGCGTGCCACGCGTACTCATGTATCGCAGCAATCACTACGACACGCCGCACACCTTTGCTGGAAACGTCTACTCCGACATCTCCGAGGCCATGGCGACAAAGATCGAGGTCATCAAGGCCCACCGCTCGGAGTTGGAACGGGTGCGCTACAAATGGATCGATTTCTTTACCCGCCTCAACGCCAACGACGGGCAAAAAATCGGCGTGGACTACGCGGAATGCTTCGAGATCGTCCGCTACCGCATTTGA